In Nitrosospira briensis C-128, a genomic segment contains:
- a CDS encoding TonB-dependent receptor produces MLIARLFLSVLLLFFSSGSAYAEQAADAATVKPETSSKHEVSVVKLKEVVVLGKERGTNLISETQSASQGFIGQEQIKNRALSRAGEIVEFIPGMIATQHSGDGKANQYFLRGFNLDHGTDFATFVDGVPINLPSHAHGQGYMDLNGLIPELVDNVQYGKGPYYADQGDFSAAGHAKMTTFNALPQGFAKFTGGSFGFYRGVAANSNRMGDGHLLYAVDANTYDGPWVLAEHALKFNGMLKYSLDKGNWGMSVGVKAYHADWRATNQIPLFAVNDGSINRFGNIDPTDNGKTGRYTLHGNWWQKEKDYRRDASFYLVKYDLDLTSNFSGFINSVTDNIVLPGGIIPSDQMNQRESRIYFGGRAEQSWFNKVAGFDMINTLGVQVRNDMNRVLLNNSNRGVVYHNVSRDQVTETSIGLYLQNQTYWLPKLRTIAGLRGDIFNFDVHAFTVPQNSGNKTDGLFSPKLSVILGPWYDSEIYLNAGEGYHSNDARGVTATVNTNQIGNNNFAPQLAANGLVRARGAEVGFRTEAIKGLKSTLAIWYLHSASELVFSGDAGTTEMSGASTRYGIEWANFYKPVNWLTLDADFSLTHARYDQAQLNQASDPANQAYGFHIPNAVGRTISAGATLNLPYNFFTTLRVRHFGNVTVDTNNPVAPYSTTIVNLSTGYEMRRKFKIQLDVLNLLNAKNYDIAYYYGYQTSPASTAKDGIVFHPIESRMFRVSLMYQF; encoded by the coding sequence ATGTTGATCGCACGCTTATTCCTGTCGGTTTTACTTCTTTTTTTCAGTAGCGGCAGTGCTTACGCAGAGCAGGCCGCGGATGCCGCTACCGTCAAACCTGAAACCTCGTCGAAACACGAGGTATCTGTAGTCAAGCTGAAGGAGGTCGTAGTACTGGGAAAAGAACGTGGCACCAATCTTATCAGCGAAACCCAGTCCGCATCGCAGGGGTTTATCGGTCAAGAGCAGATTAAAAATCGTGCGCTTTCACGGGCAGGTGAAATCGTCGAGTTCATTCCCGGCATGATTGCCACCCAGCATAGTGGCGATGGTAAAGCCAATCAGTATTTCCTGCGGGGATTCAATCTTGACCATGGTACCGATTTCGCTACGTTTGTGGACGGTGTGCCGATTAATCTGCCTAGCCATGCCCACGGGCAGGGTTATATGGATCTGAACGGTCTTATTCCGGAATTGGTAGACAATGTTCAATATGGAAAGGGTCCTTACTATGCGGATCAGGGCGATTTTTCCGCAGCCGGACATGCCAAGATGACAACCTTCAACGCCCTCCCTCAAGGTTTTGCCAAGTTCACGGGTGGATCATTCGGCTTTTACCGCGGGGTGGCAGCCAATTCAAACCGAATGGGGGATGGTCATCTGCTCTATGCAGTCGATGCGAATACTTATGATGGTCCCTGGGTATTGGCCGAACATGCTCTGAAGTTCAACGGTATGCTCAAATACAGTCTCGACAAAGGTAACTGGGGTATGAGTGTAGGCGTTAAGGCATACCATGCTGACTGGCGCGCAACCAATCAGATACCGCTGTTTGCGGTTAATGACGGCTCGATAAACCGCTTCGGCAACATAGACCCCACCGATAACGGGAAAACCGGGCGTTATACGCTTCATGGTAACTGGTGGCAAAAAGAGAAGGACTACCGGCGGGATGCATCTTTTTATCTGGTTAAATACGACCTTGATCTTACCTCCAATTTCAGCGGCTTTATCAACTCGGTCACCGACAATATCGTACTTCCGGGAGGAATAATCCCAAGTGACCAGATGAATCAAAGGGAATCCCGCATCTATTTCGGCGGCAGGGCCGAGCAAAGCTGGTTCAACAAGGTGGCCGGTTTCGATATGATTAATACGCTAGGCGTGCAGGTACGTAATGACATGAATCGCGTGCTGCTGAACAACTCGAACCGGGGAGTCGTTTATCATAATGTGAGCAGGGATCAGGTCACGGAAACCAGTATCGGCCTATATCTGCAAAACCAAACTTACTGGTTGCCCAAACTCAGGACTATTGCAGGCCTGCGTGGAGATATATTCAATTTCGACGTACATGCCTTCACCGTCCCGCAAAATTCCGGTAACAAGACCGACGGGTTGTTCAGCCCCAAGCTGAGCGTTATTCTCGGCCCTTGGTACGACTCCGAAATTTACCTTAATGCCGGCGAAGGCTACCATTCCAACGATGCCCGTGGCGTAACCGCAACTGTAAATACCAATCAAATAGGCAACAATAATTTTGCGCCTCAATTGGCCGCCAATGGGTTGGTGCGGGCAAGGGGCGCAGAAGTCGGTTTCCGTACCGAAGCCATCAAAGGATTGAAATCCACCCTGGCAATCTGGTATTTGCATTCGGCCTCGGAACTGGTATTTAGCGGCGATGCAGGCACCACGGAAATGAGCGGCGCAAGCACCCGCTACGGTATTGAGTGGGCCAATTTCTACAAACCCGTTAATTGGCTGACCCTGGATGCCGATTTTTCGCTTACTCATGCACGCTATGACCAGGCTCAGCTAAATCAGGCCAGCGATCCTGCAAACCAGGCATATGGATTTCATATTCCTAATGCGGTAGGGCGTACGATCAGCGCGGGTGCAACCCTGAATTTACCCTATAATTTCTTTACTACCCTTCGTGTGCGCCATTTTGGCAATGTGACGGTAGATACAAACAATCCTGTTGCCCCCTATAGCACAACTATCGTCAATCTCTCGACAGGATATGAGATGCGTAGGAAATTTAAAATCCAGCTTGATGTATTAA